Proteins encoded in a region of the Populus alba chromosome 13, ASM523922v2, whole genome shotgun sequence genome:
- the LOC118060918 gene encoding intermediate cleaving peptidase 55, mitochondrial has protein sequence MQILVRKLLQRATPFKQGIVRRTYSTNKVHDIGQPTPATHPQLLKEGEITPGITTEEYISRRKRLLELLPENSLAVIAAAPIKMMTDVVPYTFRQDADYLYITGCQQPGGVAVLGHECGLCMFMPEATRHDVIWQGEVAGVDAALETFKAEKAHPLSKLRDILPGMIRGSSKLFHNMQTATPIYTELDDFQRAALTGKVKDLSNFTHELRWIKSPAELKLMKEAASIVCQGLLQTMLHSKMYPHEGMLAAKIEYESKMRGAQRMAFNPVVGGGSNGSVIHYSRNDQKIKNGDLVLMDVGCELHGYVSDLTRTWPPCGSFSSVHEELYNLVLETNKESIKLCRPGVSLRQIHNYSVEMLCKGFKEIGILKGSGSNSYHQLNPTSIGHYLGMDVHDSSNISYDRLLKPGVVITIEPGVYIPSIFDGPDSYRGIGIRIEDEVLITETGYEVLTGSMPKEVKHIESLLNNYSRGNGMEAQNNLEAASS, from the exons ATGCAGATTCTTGTACGGAAGTTACTGCAGAGAGCTACTCCCTTCAAACAA GGTATTGTTCGCCGCACTTATTCCACAAATAAGGTCCATGATATTGGACAGCCAACTCCTGCAACTCATCCTCAG TTGCTAAAGGAAGGGGAGATCACACCAGGCATAACAACTGAAGAGTACATCTCAAGAAGGAAAAGGTTGTTGGAGCTTCTTCCAGAGAATAGTTTGGCTGTCATTGCAGCTGCTCCTATAAAGATGATGACCGATGTTGTGCCTTACACATTTCGACAGGATGCTGACTACTTGTATATCACTGGGTGCCAACAACCTGGTGGTGTGGCAGTATTGGGTCATGAATGCGGTTTATGCATGTTCATGCCAGAAGCAACGCGTCAT GATGTTATTTGGCAAGGAGAAGTCGCAGGTGTAGATGCAGCATTAGAGACATTCAAGGCAGAGAAAGCACATCCATTGAGCAAATTACGTGAT ATCCTTCCAGGTATGATAAGGGGGTCCTCAAAGTTGTTTCACAACATGCAGACGGCCACACCAATATATACAGAATTGGATGATTTTCAAAGGGCAGCTCTGACTGGCAAAGTGAAAGACCTTTCTAATTTCACTCATGAGCTGCGATGGATAAAATCACCTGCTGAGCTTAAGTTAATGAAAGAAGCTGCATCAATTGTCTGTCAG GGTCTTTTGCAGACAATGTTACATTCCAAGATGTATCCTCATGAGGGCATGTTAGCAGCAAAAATTGAATATGAAAGCAAAATGAGAGGTGCCCAGAGGATGGC ATTCAATCCTGTGGTTGGTGGTGGATCTAATGGTAGTGTTATACATTATTCCCGAAATGATCAAAAA ATTAAAAATGGTGACCTTGTTTTGATGGATGTTGGGTGTGAGTTACATGGTTATGTCAGTGATCTTACACGTACCTGGCCACCCTGTGGTAGCTTTTCTTCAGTACAT GAAGAGCTTTACAATCTTGTActtgaaacaaacaaggaaAGCATAAAGCTTTGCCGACCTGGTGTCAGCCTTCGGCAAATTCACAATTATTCG GTTGAGATGTTGTGTAAAGGATTTAAGGAGATTGGAATTTTGAAGGGTAGTGGAAGCAATTCCTACCATCAGCTGAACCCAACTTCAATAG GTCATTATCTAGGGATGGATGTCCATGATAGTTCTAACATCAGCTACGATCGTCTATTGAAGCCAGGTGTT GTTATAACAATTGAGCCAGGAGTCTACATTCCATCCATTTTTGATGGTCCAGATAG CTATAGAGGTATTGGGATAAGGATCGAGGATGAAGTCCTAATTACTGAAACTGGTTATGAg GTCCTGACTGGCTCCATGCCGAAAGAAGTAAAACACATAGAATCCTTGCTGAACAACTACAGTCGTGGAAATGGAATGGAGGCTCAAAATAATCTGGAAGCTGCTTCCAGTTGA